One region of uncultured Methanolobus sp. genomic DNA includes:
- a CDS encoding winged helix-turn-helix domain-containing protein — MDITIAILKIAMDGAKKTQIVYGANLNSTIANKYLARLEEKQLIEQKGNLFVTTDKGRMYKNMASELDIR, encoded by the coding sequence TTGGACATTACAATTGCCATTCTGAAAATAGCTATGGATGGCGCTAAAAAGACACAGATAGTTTACGGGGCAAACCTTAACTCAACAATTGCAAACAAATATCTTGCGAGGCTGGAAGAGAAACAGCTAATAGAACAAAAAGGCAATCTCTTTGTAACAACAGATAAAGGCAGAATGTATAAAAACATGGCCAGCGAACTGGATATTCGCTGA
- the mmp10 gene encoding methyl coenzyme M reductase-arginine methyltransferase Mmp10 (Mmp10 (methanogenesis marker protein 10) is a cobalamin-requiring radical SAM methyltransferase that creates the methylarginine modification to methyl coenzyme M reductase.), producing the protein MEITADVGGNPGIDCKGFCTYCYFKKVKENPPFGCKYCFPFKKGCDYCTRGVRESYSGFKPGQYVFQDLYQRLMTAGDNIDRITISGGGDVSCYPDLMELVANIAQFGLPIHLGYTSGKGFSNGDEAEFFIEYGVTEVSFTVFATDPELRRQYMRDPEPEAALKVLHQFCQHCDVYAAIVLIPGVNDGEVLDRTLSDLEEMGAKGAILMRFANKTEDGLILNNAPVMEGIETHSIEEFVNIVRDADSKYNLRITGTPLEDPLIGSPYAIRNEPEALAKLPEIRKDATILTSRASKDRLQDIFTKLGSAVNVVAVDKDIGCLITIEDMEKLDLTDVKGTVIIPGRAFVHDSETTSVLSRDGVSRFVRRGPEMLTYDGEMSIGLSKEEVLEFEIKGFTELIHEINAIGLAVEE; encoded by the coding sequence ATGGAGATCACTGCTGACGTGGGAGGCAATCCCGGAATTGATTGCAAAGGCTTCTGCACATATTGTTATTTCAAAAAGGTTAAAGAGAATCCACCGTTTGGCTGTAAATATTGTTTCCCTTTCAAAAAGGGTTGTGATTACTGCACCAGAGGCGTCAGGGAATCCTATTCAGGTTTCAAACCCGGACAATATGTGTTTCAGGACCTCTACCAGCGTCTTATGACAGCAGGTGACAATATCGACAGGATCACCATAAGCGGGGGAGGCGATGTAAGCTGCTACCCGGACCTTATGGAACTGGTGGCTAACATTGCCCAGTTCGGCCTGCCGATACATCTGGGTTATACCAGTGGAAAAGGTTTCAGCAATGGCGATGAAGCGGAATTCTTCATAGAATATGGAGTCACAGAAGTATCGTTCACGGTCTTTGCAACAGACCCGGAACTCAGAAGACAATACATGCGTGACCCTGAACCGGAAGCTGCACTCAAAGTATTGCATCAGTTCTGCCAGCATTGTGATGTTTACGCAGCCATAGTTCTTATTCCAGGAGTTAATGACGGTGAAGTACTTGACAGAACCCTCAGTGATCTTGAAGAAATGGGAGCCAAAGGTGCAATACTCATGCGCTTTGCCAACAAAACCGAAGATGGTCTCATACTGAATAATGCTCCTGTTATGGAAGGAATCGAAACACACAGCATTGAAGAATTCGTGAATATCGTAAGGGACGCCGATTCGAAATATAATCTCCGCATAACCGGAACACCACTTGAGGACCCACTTATCGGTTCACCGTATGCTATCAGGAATGAACCGGAAGCGCTTGCAAAGCTTCCTGAGATTCGCAAGGATGCAACAATACTTACCAGTCGTGCTTCAAAGGACAGGCTTCAGGATATATTCACAAAACTTGGAAGTGCTGTTAATGTAGTTGCCGTGGACAAGGATATAGGCTGTCTTATTACCATAGAAGATATGGAAAAGCTGGACCTTACAGATGTAAAAGGGACTGTCATTATTCCGGGAAGGGCATTTGTACATGACTCTGAAACAACTTCAGTTCTGTCCCGGGACGGCGTATCCCGCTTTGTACGCAGAGGGCCTGAAATGCTTACTTATGATGGTGAAATGTCAATTGGTCTCAGTAAAGAGGAAGTTCTTGAATTTGAAATAAAAGGATTCACAGAACTGATCCATGAAATCAATGCAATTGGACTGGCCGTTGAAGAATAA
- the mcrD gene encoding methyl-coenzyme M reductase operon protein D, whose amino-acid sequence MSDTFSDANYVQLEIFPSRLLKPETAQNLLTEITNLEGIIRLFVHGPRLPQTVPYGPATGMPVNHPGNAVIEVAGQAMELAVYVGSIRMEVVDADVKEQVREVCETVLSVPFEFREGNFIPRRQTVSDYAKRGPGADPIMTGMTDPKGKLKNQPVCILRHDDME is encoded by the coding sequence ATGTCCGATACTTTTTCAGACGCAAACTATGTGCAGCTTGAAATATTCCCTTCAAGACTGCTCAAACCCGAAACAGCCCAGAACCTATTGACCGAGATCACTAATCTTGAAGGAATCATAAGGCTGTTCGTTCATGGCCCCAGACTTCCCCAGACCGTCCCTTACGGACCTGCCACAGGAATGCCTGTGAATCATCCAGGGAACGCTGTTATTGAAGTCGCAGGCCAGGCAATGGAACTTGCCGTATACGTTGGCAGCATCCGTATGGAAGTTGTGGACGCAGATGTAAAAGAGCAGGTCAGGGAAGTTTGCGAAACTGTTCTTTCAGTTCCTTTCGAGTTCAGGGAAGGAAATTTCATTCCAAGAAGACAGACTGTCAGTGATTACGCAAAACGCGGACCTGGCGCTGATCCTATAATGACTGGAATGACAGATCCAAAAGGAAAACTGAAGAATCAGCCAGTGTGCATACTAAGACATGATGACATGGAATAA
- a CDS encoding DNA polymerase II large subunit yields the protein MGEIVVSEAMREYFEGLESNLHKEIEIANLARSKGRDPKPHVEIPLAKDLADRVENLIGVKGVAEQIRIFDETMSREEGALAIGKAVAEGAVGEFDSKEEAIEAAIRVSVAMLTEGVVAAPIEGIDKVTLGKNDDGSEYIRIYYSGPIRSAGGTAQALSVLVGDYVRRAVGIDRYKPRKEEVERYVEEILLYRRVATLQYTPSEDEIRLIVDNCPICIDGEPTEAEEVEGYRNLDRIETNRVRGGMCLVLAEGLALKAPKVLKHVNKLEMDGWDWLNTLIAGTKTSGDDDGGFVGVKPKDKYLRDLIAGRPVFSHPMRPGGFRLRYGRSRNTSFAAAGISPASMYIMDSFIVSGTQLKVERPGKAAGMAPVDSLEGPTVRLKSGDLIRVDDEQEAIEIHPEVEAIIDIGEILINYGDFLENNHPLVPSSYCFEWWIQEFEKAVENSPYSRDELKNLSQELSLELCEKYNVPLHPAHTHLWHDISVEEYENLASFVSENGVISEDSKMLELPLTLSTDSGIKRILEHLLVLHRLNEEKIIIETPLPFIRCLGLDTDLKKKWTALPEELTETVPVVNELSGLIVRERAPIRIGARMGRPEKSNKRKMSPAPHVLFPIGDSAGNTRKMEAAAGYMSSMNSKVGQIRVEIGNRICPACGTDTFLYRCDCGEFTVPKLFCPRCGIAVQKEECPKCGSKTTCVKMQNINFKEIYQAAFAKVGERENIEVKGVKRMMSGTMTPEPLEKGILRAKHDLYTFKDGTVRYDMSDIPLTHIRADELGIKVEKLIRIGYTEDIYGNKLERDDQVVCLKVQDLVVSYDCGQYLLRTTKYIDDLLEKYYGVEPYYKAEKLEDLVGVMLMGLAPHTSAGVLGRLVGFTKASVGYAHPFFHAAKRRNCDGDEDCVMLLMDGLINFSRDYLPEKRGGKMDAPLVLTTRLDPSEVDKEAHNIDVCDHYPLEFYEATQNYTNPKELESAFDLISSRLGTPDQYEHFMYTHDTTDIAAGPLNSAYKTLGSMVEKMDAQLALADKIRAVDASNVAERVLISHFLPDMFGNLRAFSRQSTRCLKCAAKFRRPPLTGICPKCGGRVILTVHEGAVKKYLKVSKKVAYEYNVSSYTKQRIELLGLDMQSLFENDKSKQTGLLEFM from the coding sequence ATGGGAGAGATAGTAGTAAGCGAAGCCATGCGGGAGTATTTTGAAGGACTTGAGTCTAATCTCCACAAAGAAATAGAAATCGCCAATCTTGCACGCTCAAAAGGCAGGGATCCTAAACCCCATGTTGAAATCCCTCTTGCAAAAGACCTCGCAGACAGGGTGGAAAACCTCATCGGTGTAAAAGGAGTTGCAGAGCAGATCCGCATATTCGACGAGACTATGTCACGTGAAGAAGGTGCCCTTGCAATCGGAAAAGCAGTTGCTGAAGGTGCAGTGGGAGAATTCGACTCAAAAGAAGAAGCAATCGAAGCTGCCATCCGTGTCTCCGTTGCAATGCTTACCGAAGGTGTGGTAGCAGCACCAATCGAAGGAATAGACAAGGTCACCCTTGGAAAAAACGATGATGGAAGCGAATACATCAGGATATATTATTCCGGCCCAATACGCAGTGCAGGTGGAACAGCCCAGGCCCTGTCTGTGCTTGTCGGAGATTATGTTCGCCGTGCGGTGGGAATTGACAGGTACAAACCACGAAAGGAAGAAGTTGAGCGATACGTGGAAGAAATTCTCCTTTACAGGCGTGTGGCAACCCTTCAATATACTCCGTCAGAAGACGAGATCAGACTTATCGTTGATAACTGTCCCATTTGTATAGATGGTGAACCCACAGAAGCCGAGGAAGTTGAAGGTTACAGGAACCTTGACAGGATAGAAACAAACAGAGTGCGCGGCGGTATGTGTCTTGTACTTGCAGAAGGTCTGGCCCTGAAAGCGCCCAAGGTCCTGAAACATGTAAATAAACTTGAGATGGACGGCTGGGACTGGCTCAACACACTTATAGCCGGAACTAAAACTTCAGGCGATGATGACGGCGGTTTTGTAGGAGTCAAGCCCAAAGATAAATACCTCCGTGACCTGATCGCAGGACGTCCGGTATTCTCACACCCCATGAGACCCGGGGGGTTCAGGCTACGTTACGGCAGGTCAAGAAATACATCCTTTGCTGCCGCAGGAATCAGTCCCGCCAGCATGTACATTATGGACAGCTTCATTGTTTCAGGTACACAACTTAAGGTTGAAAGACCGGGGAAAGCCGCAGGAATGGCTCCGGTTGACAGTCTGGAAGGGCCGACTGTGAGACTGAAGTCAGGAGATTTAATCCGGGTTGATGACGAACAGGAAGCTATCGAAATTCACCCGGAAGTTGAAGCTATTATCGATATTGGAGAAATCCTGATTAATTACGGGGATTTCCTTGAGAACAATCATCCTCTTGTACCTTCATCTTATTGTTTTGAATGGTGGATACAGGAATTTGAAAAAGCCGTTGAGAATTCACCTTACTCCAGGGATGAACTTAAAAATCTATCCCAAGAACTTTCACTGGAACTTTGTGAAAAATATAATGTCCCACTTCATCCTGCTCACACTCACCTCTGGCATGACATCTCAGTAGAAGAATACGAAAACCTTGCGTCATTTGTATCAGAGAACGGAGTTATTTCAGAGGACTCAAAAATGCTTGAGCTTCCTCTGACACTAAGTACAGATTCCGGCATTAAAAGAATCCTTGAACATCTTCTTGTTCTTCACAGGCTGAATGAGGAAAAGATAATCATAGAAACTCCCCTGCCATTCATCAGGTGTCTGGGACTGGACACTGACCTGAAGAAAAAATGGACTGCGTTGCCGGAAGAACTTACAGAAACCGTACCTGTAGTCAATGAACTCAGCGGCCTCATTGTAAGAGAGCGTGCACCAATACGAATCGGGGCCAGGATGGGACGGCCGGAGAAATCCAATAAGAGAAAGATGTCACCTGCCCCTCATGTACTGTTCCCTATCGGAGATTCAGCAGGAAATACACGTAAAATGGAGGCTGCCGCCGGCTACATGTCATCCATGAATAGTAAAGTCGGGCAAATACGTGTTGAAATAGGAAACAGAATATGTCCTGCCTGTGGAACAGATACTTTCCTTTATCGCTGTGACTGCGGAGAATTCACTGTGCCCAAACTTTTCTGCCCCAGATGTGGAATTGCAGTACAGAAAGAAGAGTGTCCTAAATGTGGTTCAAAGACCACCTGTGTGAAAATGCAGAATATCAATTTCAAGGAGATTTACCAGGCTGCGTTTGCAAAAGTTGGTGAACGTGAGAACATCGAGGTTAAAGGCGTCAAGAGAATGATGTCAGGGACAATGACACCAGAACCTCTTGAAAAAGGAATACTGCGCGCAAAACATGACCTTTACACTTTCAAGGACGGAACTGTCAGGTATGATATGTCCGATATTCCGCTTACACATATCCGGGCTGATGAGCTTGGAATTAAGGTTGAGAAGCTAATTAGGATCGGATATACAGAGGACATATATGGAAATAAACTTGAGAGGGATGATCAGGTTGTATGCCTGAAAGTACAGGACCTTGTTGTTTCCTATGATTGCGGTCAATACCTGCTCCGAACCACGAAATATATCGATGACCTGCTCGAGAAATACTATGGTGTGGAGCCATATTATAAGGCAGAAAAGCTTGAGGACCTTGTTGGTGTGATGCTAATGGGACTTGCACCGCACACATCTGCAGGCGTGCTTGGAAGACTTGTTGGATTTACAAAGGCATCAGTAGGTTATGCACACCCATTCTTCCATGCGGCAAAAAGAAGGAACTGTGATGGGGATGAGGACTGTGTCATGTTGCTGATGGACGGTCTCATCAATTTCTCAAGAGATTACCTGCCTGAGAAAAGAGGAGGCAAGATGGATGCACCCCTTGTTCTTACCACGCGTCTTGACCCCAGTGAAGTTGACAAGGAAGCACATAATATAGATGTGTGCGACCACTATCCGCTTGAATTCTACGAAGCTACACAAAATTACACAAATCCAAAGGAACTGGAATCCGCATTTGACCTTATTAGTTCAAGACTTGGGACTCCTGACCAGTATGAGCATTTTATGTACACTCATGATACAACCGATATCGCTGCAGGTCCGCTCAACAGTGCTTACAAGACACTGGGAAGCATGGTGGAAAAAATGGATGCACAGCTTGCACTTGCAGATAAGATTCGTGCTGTTGATGCTTCAAACGTTGCTGAAAGAGTACTCATTTCCCACTTCCTGCCGGATATGTTCGGTAATCTCAGGGCATTTTCAAGACAGAGTACAAGATGCCTGAAATGCGCTGCAAAGTTCCGCAGACCCCCACTTACGGGAATCTGCCCAAAATGCGGAGGCAGAGTTATACTTACAGTCCATGAAGGTGCTGTGAAAAAGTATCTTAAGGTCTCAAAAAAGGTAGCTTATGAGTACAACGTCTCCAGTTATACAAAACAAAGAATAGAGTTGCTGGGTCTGGATATGCAATCGCTCTTTGAGAATGACAAGTCAAAACAGACCGGACTGCTTGAATTCATGTGA
- the mcrB gene encoding coenzyme-B sulfoethylthiotransferase subunit beta has protein sequence MSDKIDIHDDRGKLLESGVDLMDIAPTRNAAIQNIIKDTKRTVAVNLAGIEKSLKTGAMGGTKKQILGRELEYDIVGNSGAILDAVEKLIKVSDDDDTKVTELGGGKQLLVQIPSVRTMVGADFVSASTVTGAAVVQTIIDMFNTDMFDAPIVKSAVWGSYPQTMDMKGANIASILSIPQNNEGLGYSLRNITTNHVAAITGKKAMNAAALSSIFEQVGMYEMGNAVGPFERHQLLGLAYQGLNANNFVYDIVKENGKDGTIGTVIQSTVDRALEAGVISVDKTAPSGYNFYKANDVSMWNACAAVGQLAATMVNCAAGRAAQNVSSTILYYNDMLEKETGLPGCDMGRAQGTAVGFSFFSHSIYGGGGPGIFNGNHVVTRHSRGFAIPCVCAAVSLDAGTQMFSIEKTSSLVGNVFGSIPEFKEPIKAVAGAL, from the coding sequence GTGTCTGATAAAATAGACATTCACGACGACAGAGGTAAACTGTTGGAAAGCGGCGTTGATCTTATGGATATTGCGCCAACAAGAAACGCAGCGATTCAAAATATCATTAAAGATACTAAGAGGACAGTTGCTGTAAACCTCGCAGGTATCGAGAAATCACTGAAAACCGGTGCCATGGGTGGAACTAAAAAGCAGATCCTTGGCAGAGAGCTTGAATACGATATTGTAGGCAACTCCGGTGCTATCCTTGATGCAGTAGAGAAGCTCATCAAAGTAAGTGATGATGATGACACCAAAGTAACAGAACTTGGTGGCGGAAAGCAGCTCCTTGTCCAGATCCCAAGCGTAAGGACAATGGTCGGTGCTGACTTCGTATCTGCAAGTACCGTAACAGGTGCAGCAGTCGTCCAGACAATCATTGACATGTTCAACACTGACATGTTCGATGCACCAATCGTAAAGTCCGCTGTATGGGGAAGCTACCCACAGACAATGGACATGAAGGGTGCAAACATCGCATCAATTCTCAGTATTCCACAGAACAACGAAGGTCTTGGTTACTCTCTGAGAAACATCACAACAAACCACGTAGCAGCAATCACCGGCAAGAAGGCAATGAATGCGGCAGCACTGTCATCAATCTTTGAGCAGGTAGGTATGTATGAGATGGGTAACGCTGTAGGACCATTCGAAAGACACCAGTTACTCGGTCTTGCATACCAGGGTCTTAACGCAAACAACTTCGTTTACGACATCGTAAAAGAGAACGGTAAGGACGGTACAATCGGTACTGTGATCCAGTCAACCGTTGACAGGGCTCTTGAAGCAGGTGTCATTTCAGTTGACAAGACAGCTCCATCCGGCTACAACTTCTACAAAGCAAACGATGTTTCCATGTGGAATGCATGTGCAGCAGTCGGTCAGCTCGCAGCAACAATGGTAAACTGTGCAGCAGGCAGAGCAGCTCAGAACGTATCCTCAACTATCCTCTACTACAACGACATGCTTGAGAAGGAAACAGGTCTTCCGGGCTGTGACATGGGTAGAGCACAGGGTACTGCAGTAGGATTCTCATTCTTCAGTCACTCCATCTATGGTGGTGGCGGACCAGGTATCTTCAACGGTAACCACGTTGTAACCAGGCACTCCAGAGGTTTCGCAATTCCTTGTGTATGTGCAGCAGTCTCACTTGACGCAGGCACACAGATGTTCTCAATCGAGAAGACATCGTCACTTGTCGGAAATGTATTCGGGTCAATCCCAGAATTCAAGGAGCCAATCAAGGCAGTGGCAGGTGCACTCTAA